The Raphanus sativus cultivar WK10039 chromosome 2, ASM80110v3, whole genome shotgun sequence genome includes a region encoding these proteins:
- the LOC108843076 gene encoding uncharacterized protein LOC108843076: MLTSPCSSSSLFCHRPALSSISRSKFRLPRRVLVSPALTHVSPLTASPSKSAKHKWKIQCFRNEDSAPENPEPGEFIKPDQDIQPCTDQKANWNTTLHKAADAVLKGIGTRWKVPWTAETIVQVMLLWVAAFWFIGSWMIPFMAHISGFHKDSLTFRGQALFSLITDVTEGLAGIAILHRCLSMFRPLASDWFRFTLKGNWQLDVIIGCFMFPFVNRLSQLNLNLLPLPPTSSPVSLSSVEQSIMARDPVAMALYAVVVSVCAPVWEEIVFRGFLLPSLTRYMPVWCAILVSSVAFALAHFNVQRMLPLVFLGVVLGLIFARSRNLLPSMLLHSLWNGFVFMELMR; this comes from the exons ATGTTGACCTCACCATGCTCGTCTTCGTCTCTATTCTGCCATCGCCCAGCTCTCTCCTCCATCTCGCGTTCCAAGTTTAGGCTTCCTCGTCGCGTCCTAGTCTCCCCTGCTCTCACCCACGTTTCTCCTCTTACCGCCTCCCCTTCCAAGTCCGCCAAGCAC AAATGGAAGATTCAGTGCTTCAGAAATGAGGATTCTGCTCCCGAGAATCCAGAGCCTGGGGAATTCATTAAGCCAGATCAAGATATTCAGCCATGTACTGATCAAAAAGCTAATTGGAACACAACTCTTCACAAG GCTGCCGATGCAGTTTTGAAGGGAATTGGTACTCGTTGGAAGGTACCATGGACTGCTGAGACCATTGTTCAG GTAATGCTATTATGGGTAGCCGCCTTCTGGTTCATTGGATCTTGGATGATCCCCTTCATGGCTCATATATCAGGTTTCCACAAGGATTCTCTCACTTTTAGAGGCCAAGCTTTGTTCAGTCTTATAACCGATGTAACAGAAGGACTAGCCGGGATTGCTATCCTCCACCGTTGCCTCTCAATGTTCCGTCCACTTGCAAGTGATTGGTTCCGCTTTACTCTCAAAGGAAACTGGCAACTAGACGTCATCATAGGCTGTTTCATGTTCCCTTTCGTTAACCGTCTCTCCCAGTTAAACCTAAACCTCTTGCCACTCCCACCAACCTCAAGTCCTGTCTCGCTCTCTAGTGTGGAGCAGTCGATAATGGCTAGAGACCCTGTCGCGATGGCCCTGTATGCGGTTGTGGTATCGGTTTGTGCACCGGTTTGGGAAGAGATAGTGTTCAGAGGGTTCTTGCTGCCGTCTCTGACTAGGTACATGCCGGTTTGGTGTGCGATTCTTGTGAGCTCGGTTGCGTTTGCTTTGGCTCATTTCAATGTGCAGAGGATGTTGCCGCTGGTGTTCCTTGGAGTGGTTTTGGGTTTGATATTCGCAAGGTCAAGGAACTTGTTGCCTTCGATGCTGTTGCATAGCTTGTGGAATGGCTTTGTGTTCATGGAACTGatgcgatga
- the LOC108839957 gene encoding LOW QUALITY PROTEIN: ATPase GET3C (The sequence of the model RefSeq protein was modified relative to this genomic sequence to represent the inferred CDS: deleted 2 bases in 1 codon) yields MAASLLLNRVSRSVSLQRLGGGALRFSSLDAQIHGGRISGALFPERSLATLAKGASCFDEMVTANQRKYYLLGGKGGVGKTSCAASLAVKFASHGHPTIVVSTDPAHSLSDSFSQDLSGGVLKPVQGVDSPLLALEITPERMKEEIKRQAGGDKSVKNMMDSMGLGMFAGELGDLNLEDMLNAASPGIDEIAAISKVLQFVESPEYSRFTRIVFDTAPTGHTLRLLSLPDFYDSSISKITKLKKKITAAASAFTSVFGKKKEIQEQGPSNELDQLKERMEKVRNVFRDVDTTEFVIVTIPTVMAINESSRLHASLRKENVPVHRLIVNQLLPPSESDCKFCSVRRKEQTRVLGLIEKDTELSGLKMIQSPLLDAEIRGVPALKFMGDLIWK; encoded by the exons ATGGCGGCATCCCTTCTCCTGAACCGTGTTTCACGCTCTGTTTCTCTCCAACGGCTCGGAGGAGGAGCTCTGCGTTTCAGTTCCCTCGATGCTCAAATTCACGGTGGGAGAATCTCCGGAGCACTCTTTCCAG AGAGGTCATTGGCTACTCTTGCGAAG GGAGCTTCTTGTTTTGATGAGATGGTCACTGCGAATCAGCGAAAGTATTACCTTCTGGGAGGGAAAGGAGGTGTCGGGAAAACAAGCTGTGCTGCTTCTCTCGCGGTTAAGTTTGCTAGCCACGGTCATCCCACCATCGTGGTCTCAACTGATCCTGCTCACTCCTTGAGTGATTCTTTCTCTCAG GACTTGTCAGGAGGAGTGTTAAAGCCTGTTCAAGGTGTTGACTCTCCACTTCTAGCTCTCGAG ATAACACCTGAGAGAATGAAGGAAGAGATTAAAAGGCAGGCGGGTGGTGATAAAAGCGTTAAAAACATGATGGACAGCATGGGGCTAGGAATGTTTGCTGGCGAG ttAGGGGACTTGAATCTTGAAGATATGCTCAATGCTGCATCACCTGGTATTGACGAAATTGCTGCTATTTCCAAG GTTCTTCAGTTTGTGGAGTCACCAGAATACAGTAGGTTCACACGTATAGTTTTCGATACTGCTCCCACG GGACATACTCTGCGGCTTCTTTCTCTGCCTGACTTCTATGATTCATCCATTAGCAAAATAACAAAG CTCAAGAAGAAGATCACTGCAGCAGCTTCAGCCTTTACGTCAGTCTTTGGTAAAAAAAAGGAGATACAAGAACAAGGACCT TCCAACGAGTTGGATCAACTGAAAGAGAGAATGGAGAAAGTTCGAAATGTTTTCCGTGATGTGGACACTACTGAGTTTGTCATTGTAACCATCCCAACG GTGATGGCAATAAACGAGTCTTCGAGGTTACATGCATCTTTAAGAAAAGAGAATGTGCCAGTTCACAGGCTTATTGTTAATCAGCTTTTACCTCCTTCTGAATCCGACTGCAAATTTTGCTCAGTGAGACGAAAG GAACAAACGCGTGTGCTTGGACTTATTGAGAAGGATACAGAACTTTCTGGGTTGAAAATGATCCAATCCCCATTGCTAGATGCAGAGATAAGAGGGGTTCCAGCACTTAAGTTCATGGGTGATCTCATTTGGAAATAA